Proteins from a genomic interval of Clostridium sp. AN503:
- a CDS encoding RraA family protein, whose amino-acid sequence MALWKNDEEMFQLMKDKLYTPVVGDILDQMGYPHQFLPAEIRPLAAMVPTAPFVNGEEPDNRLKMAGFACTVLENDVYGEPEKPFGLLTEALDQLRPNEIYVATGAHNSALWGELLTTTAKTRGASGAVLDGYTRDTPQVLGLNWPVFARACWAQDSSIRTYVFDFRCTIEIGQVTIHDGDLVFGDVDGVLIIPKEVYVEVLEKALEKAAGEKKVRKAIEDGMSATEAFATFGIL is encoded by the coding sequence ATGGCTTTGTGGAAAAACGATGAAGAAATGTTCCAGCTTATGAAGGATAAGCTTTATACCCCGGTGGTGGGTGATATTCTGGACCAGATGGGATATCCCCACCAGTTCCTGCCAGCAGAGATCCGCCCGCTTGCAGCGATGGTGCCTACAGCGCCCTTTGTGAACGGGGAAGAACCGGACAACCGGCTGAAGATGGCCGGTTTTGCCTGTACCGTCCTGGAAAATGACGTGTATGGCGAGCCGGAGAAGCCCTTTGGCCTTCTGACCGAGGCACTGGACCAGTTAAGGCCCAATGAGATCTATGTAGCCACCGGCGCTCACAACAGCGCGCTGTGGGGCGAGCTTCTGACCACCACCGCAAAGACCCGGGGAGCATCCGGCGCGGTGCTCGACGGATACACCAGGGATACGCCCCAGGTGCTGGGACTCAACTGGCCGGTGTTTGCCAGAGCCTGCTGGGCGCAGGATTCCAGTATCCGTACCTACGTGTTTGATTTCCGCTGTACCATCGAGATCGGACAGGTGACCATCCATGACGGCGACCTGGTATTCGGGGATGTGGACGGCGTGCTGATCATCCCGAAGGAAGTCTATGTGGAGGTGCTGGAAAAGGCGCTGGAGAAAGCTGCGGGAGAGAAGAAGGTGCGCAAAGCGATCGAGGACGGCATGAGCGCGACCGAGGCGTTTGCAACGTTTGGGATATTGTGA
- a CDS encoding UxaA family hydrolase → MTVTAFQIDLKDNVATALEPLQPGRITLRGDSAEQFMTAVTEIPAGHKIALREIAAGEDIVKYGVRIGRATEDIKKGSWVHLHNIRSVYDERSSHLDAVTGAPKDTRYE, encoded by the coding sequence ATGACAGTGACGGCATTTCAGATTGATTTGAAAGATAACGTGGCGACGGCCTTAGAACCGCTGCAGCCAGGCAGGATCACACTGCGGGGCGATTCTGCGGAGCAGTTTATGACGGCGGTGACGGAGATCCCGGCAGGCCACAAGATCGCGCTCCGTGAGATTGCGGCTGGTGAAGATATCGTCAAGTACGGCGTCCGGATCGGCCGGGCTACGGAGGACATTAAAAAGGGAAGCTGGGTCCATCTTCACAATATCCGCAGCGTATATGACGAGCGTTCCAGCCATTTGGACGCGGTGACGGGTGCGCCCAAAGACACCCGGTACGAGTAG
- a CDS encoding UxaA family hydrolase, with protein sequence MEPITGMEQNGTDMLRQMRWQGYARKNGGKGIRNRVLVIYTVKCSEHVARRIAELADHPDVEVLGFDGCTDNQYAVNLLISLIRHPNVGGVLAVGLGCEYVQPEWLARIAGEEGKEADWMFIQEAGGTRAAVEKGLLSVKGMLEALSHTPRADMGFEDLIIGAECGGSDYTSGLAGNVVVGRFYDKLVDLGGTAIFEEIVEAVGLKCLLTSRAADEKAEAEIAYTYDKALDYCRSVRQYSVSPGNFAGGLSTIEEKSMGAVVKSGSRPIQGVLKVSVPAVKPGLWLLDSTPDPYWMQFGITNPNDNEGLMDLISCNAHIVFLVTGRGNVVGSAVSPCIKITGNHQTFVRMEEDMDFDASPVLEGACSQDELAVRLARMVAGVAGGTPSKSEALGHREYFVPYKYQEKQVGAKRACEDI encoded by the coding sequence ATGGAGCCGATAACAGGAATGGAGCAGAATGGAACAGATATGCTTCGCCAGATGCGATGGCAGGGATATGCCAGAAAAAATGGCGGCAAGGGGATCCGCAACCGGGTCCTGGTCATCTACACCGTAAAGTGCAGTGAGCATGTGGCGCGCAGGATCGCAGAGCTGGCGGATCACCCGGATGTGGAGGTGTTGGGCTTCGATGGATGTACGGACAACCAGTATGCGGTAAACTTACTGATCAGCCTGATCCGCCATCCCAATGTGGGGGGCGTGCTGGCTGTGGGGCTTGGCTGTGAGTATGTCCAGCCGGAATGGCTCGCCAGGATCGCCGGAGAGGAAGGAAAGGAAGCGGACTGGATGTTCATCCAGGAGGCGGGCGGAACCAGGGCCGCGGTGGAAAAGGGGCTTTTAAGCGTGAAAGGGATGCTGGAGGCGCTGTCCCATACGCCGCGGGCCGACATGGGGTTTGAGGACCTGATCATCGGCGCAGAGTGCGGCGGGAGTGATTATACCAGCGGTCTTGCCGGGAATGTGGTGGTGGGACGTTTCTATGACAAGCTTGTGGATCTGGGGGGTACCGCCATCTTTGAGGAGATCGTGGAGGCGGTGGGGCTTAAATGTCTGCTGACCAGCCGGGCGGCGGATGAGAAAGCGGAGGCGGAGATCGCCTACACCTACGACAAGGCCCTTGATTACTGCAGGTCGGTCCGTCAGTATTCTGTCAGCCCGGGCAATTTTGCAGGAGGCCTTTCCACCATTGAGGAAAAGAGCATGGGCGCTGTCGTCAAGAGCGGGAGCCGCCCGATCCAGGGCGTCTTAAAGGTTTCGGTACCGGCGGTGAAGCCGGGGCTGTGGCTTTTAGACTCCACGCCGGACCCGTACTGGATGCAGTTTGGTATCACCAATCCCAACGACAATGAGGGCCTGATGGACCTGATCAGCTGCAACGCCCACATTGTGTTTCTGGTGACAGGGCGCGGCAATGTGGTAGGCAGTGCGGTCAGCCCGTGTATCAAGATCACCGGGAACCACCAGACCTTTGTGCGGATGGAGGAGGACATGGATTTTGATGCCAGCCCGGTGCTGGAAGGGGCATGCAGCCAGGATGAACTGGCGGTCCGTCTGGCCCGGATGGTGGCTGGAGTTGCCGGGGGAACGCCCAGCAAGAGCGAGGCTCTGGGACACAGGGAGTATTTTGTCCCGTATAAATATCAGGAAAAGCAGGTGGGCGCAAAGCGTGCCTGTGAGGATATATAA
- a CDS encoding SDR family NAD(P)-dependent oxidoreductase, producing the protein MAAFTEQQMKEFSMEKYYSLDGQTAVVTGGSTGLGLAITRCLVSAGAKVAVLSMEAPEQAAEALKEFGDQAVYYQFNITDTDNTQAMADRIVAEQGPVSILINNAGNHCKKFIWEMSVEEYVSVLNVHLVGAFALTKALVPQMKELGHGRIIFQASMTSYIGQPQVAGYSTAKAGYLGLIHTLTAELAEYGITVNAIAPGWIDTPMFHKATDNDAPRLAKIMGRIPAKTVGDPMDVGMCAAFLCSDAARYISGTCVPVDGGALIGF; encoded by the coding sequence ATGGCAGCATTTACTGAGCAGCAGATGAAGGAATTTTCCATGGAGAAATATTATTCCCTGGACGGGCAGACTGCGGTGGTGACAGGCGGTTCCACCGGTTTGGGGCTGGCAATCACACGCTGCCTGGTCAGCGCAGGGGCGAAGGTGGCAGTGCTAAGCATGGAGGCGCCGGAGCAGGCGGCGGAGGCCTTAAAGGAGTTTGGGGACCAGGCGGTATATTATCAGTTCAACATCACTGACACGGACAACACCCAGGCTATGGCAGACAGGATCGTGGCGGAGCAGGGACCGGTCAGCATTCTGATCAACAATGCGGGAAACCACTGCAAAAAATTCATCTGGGAGATGAGCGTGGAAGAGTACGTGAGCGTGCTGAATGTCCATCTGGTGGGAGCCTTTGCCCTGACCAAGGCCCTGGTGCCGCAGATGAAGGAGCTGGGACATGGGAGGATCATCTTCCAGGCCAGCATGACAAGCTACATCGGCCAGCCGCAGGTGGCGGGATATTCCACTGCAAAGGCGGGCTATCTGGGCCTGATCCATACCCTGACGGCGGAGCTTGCGGAGTACGGGATCACAGTCAATGCCATTGCACCGGGCTGGATCGATACTCCGATGTTCCACAAGGCAACGGACAATGACGCCCCTCGACTGGCAAAGATCATGGGGCGCATTCCGGCAAAGACCGTGGGCGACCCGATGGATGTGGGGATGTGTGCGGCCTTTTTGTGCAGCGATGCGGCACGCTATATCAGCGGGACCTGCGTGCCGGTGGACGGCGGAGCACTGATCGGATTCTAA